The Hyphomonas sediminis genome contains the following window.
AACACAATGGATTCAAATTCCGGATGGGCGGCGAGCGCGGCGAGGAATTGCGCCGCGCCGTTTGCCATCGGATCATCCGCTGGCGGATCAAGAACGGCGCCCTTGCGCACGACATTATCTGCCAGCAAGAGCCCGCCCGGCCGCAGGAGGCGCGCGGCCTCGGCAAAATAGGCCGGGTAATCATCCTTGTTCGCATCCAGGAAGACGAGATCGAACGGCCCGATCAGGCTCGGCAGGTTTTGCAGGGCCGGACCGGTGAGAATGACCGTCTGCCCACCCAGGCCTGCCTCATTGAAGGACGCGCGCGCAAAGGCGGCGTAGGCTTCGGAAAGCTCCAGCGTCACCAGCTCGCCCTCGGGCGGCAGCGCGCGGCCAAGCCAGATGCCGGAATAGCCGCCGAGCGTGCCGATCTCCAGAATGCGGCGGGCGCCGATGAGCTTTGCGAGCAGGTAAAGCAGCTTGCCCTGCCCGGCCGACACTTCGATGTGCGGGAGGCCTTCTGCAGCGGCCCGCTGGCGGAGGCGGCGCAGGGCGGCGTCTTCGGATGCAAAAAGGCCGTCGATGAACTGATCGACGGCCTCAAAGGTCTGATTGTCAGGCATGGGCCTTATTGGCCGGCGGTTGCCCGGGCCTGGGCGATCTGGCGGGCCATGTATTCGTCCACGACGACAGCGGCGGGAACTTCTGCGCCTGCCTCTGCGTTTTCCTGAACCGGCGCCGGGGCAGCCTCGGCAACAGCCGGCTTCACGGCAGCGTCTGCCTTGACCGTCTGGACCGACATCAGGCGCGGCGCAGGGGCCTGGACTGTGCGGGTCGAGGTGGTGACGCCGGCGGGCGCAACGGTCGGGGTGACGGTGTAATAGGTGTCGTCTGCCGCGCTGGAAGCGTCTGCGAAGAGCAGGCCTTCATCAAGGGCGGCCATGTCGGCTTCCTTCGCCGCGTCCAGCGCTGCCAGGCGCAGCTCGGTCTGGCGTTTGCGGGCTTCGAAGTTGCGCTCCACGCTCGCCCATTCGGCGCCGCGCGGGAAGCGGTAGAAGATGTGCAGGCCGACCTTTTTGGTCTTGATCAGGCCAGCATTCCAGACCGGATCAACATAGGTGGCGTGATAATGAGTGGCGCCGTCGGTGCGGTCTTCATTCAGGCCCATCATGACATGGGCGGCAACGCGCCTGGAACGCTCCCAGGCTTCACCGACCGGCTGTTTCTTCATCGCGCCATCGCACGTGAAGGTGAACTGGCAACCGGTGGTGCGGGTCGCGCCCTGGAAGACCACATCGCAAACCGTGTCAGGATAGCGATGATCGCGGACACGGTTGGAAATGACTTCGGCAACGGCAAGCTGGCCTTCGACCGGCTCGTGACCCGATTCATAATAGACAGCCTGCGCCATACACATCAGCTCGGCATCGATGGTCTCGGCGCGCTGGATCTGGTCAGGACGGAAAGAGGCAAGCGAGGCAAGCGCCGCGCCATCGCGGTCGCGCATCGCATAGCGGCTCATCGAAGAATCGATGTCGCGCTTCAGGGTGTATTCGACGGTGCGCAGCCAGGGCGTGTCGAGCAGGCCCGGCGTGTGGCTGGCCGTGCGCACGGCAAGGCCACCATCTTCATACATGGCCAGACGCCCCGCCTCGGCGCGGAATTCCGCGTCGGCGCGCAGGTCGGCCTGCTGTTGGGAAATTGCGGGAAGAGAAACGGACGCAGTCACCGCGACAACGGCAATCATGCCGCCGCGGATGAAGACATCACGCTGTTCCTGGTCAGTCATACCGAGCCACCACCGTGTGAGCTTTTCACGCAGCCCATTAACCCGGAATACACTGGCCCGGCCTGGTTTAAGAAACCTTAACATCACCGCTCCTCTTTCCCCGGCCGGCAGTTATGCTCTGCCTCGGACCCCGGGGTTTTCGAGATTTATTCGTTTCTAATGAGGCCGCATGTACCCGGCCGGCCCCGTTCGGGACTGGAGGGAATTGGCCCACCCGCAACTATCTAGCAATATTTCAGCCAGTTTCCTGAGTGACAATTCAGATAGCCTTGGGGCTGAGCCGAATCGCGGATTTCGCGCGACGCGTGAATAATTCGATGTAATTATCTGAAAAATAAAAGAAAAACGGGGCCACTGCGGACCCCGTTCATCTTCAACTCACTGGAAGATTGTTGCTGAAATGCAACGATCAAGCGGCACGGATTCTTGAGCGGAATCCCGGAAATGTGCCTATTTTTTTGCCTCGCGGACGGCCGCCTGTGCCGCTGCGAGACGCGCAATCGGCACCCGGTAAGGCGAGCAGGACACATAATCGAGGCCCGCACGGTGGCAGAATTCCACAGAAGCCGGATCTCCGCCGTGTTCACCGCAGATTCCGAGCTTGATATCGGCCCGAGTCTTGCGGCCGCGCTCGGCTGCGATCTTAATAAGTTCCCCTACGCCATCCTGGTCAAGTGTTACGAACGGGTCCTTTTCGTAGATCCCCTTCTCTGAATAGGCAGGCAGGAATTTGCCGGCATCGTCGCGGGAAATACCCAGCGTCGTCTGCGTCAGATCGTTGGTGCCGAAGGAGAAGAATTCAGCCGCTTCGGCGATCTCGCCCGCAGCCAGCGCTGCGCGCGGCAGCTCGATCATCGTGCCGACCATATAGTCGAGCGTGACACCGGTTTCAGCGAAGACTTTCCTGGCCGTTTCGTCGACCAGCTTCTTCAGGATGTCGAGCTCGCGGTGGGTGGCCACCAGCGGGATCATGACTTCCGGAACCGGCTTGAACTCGCCTTCTTTCGAGACATTGACCGCCGCCTCGAAGATGGCGCGGGCCTGCATCTCGTAGATCTCCGGATAGGTGATGCCGAGACGGCAGCCGCGATGGCCGAGCATGGGGTTGGACTCATGCAGGTCAGCCGCGCGGCGGCGCAGCTCCTCGGCGCTGAG
Protein-coding sequences here:
- a CDS encoding O-methyltransferase, whose translation is MPDNQTFEAVDQFIDGLFASEDAALRRLRQRAAAEGLPHIEVSAGQGKLLYLLAKLIGARRILEIGTLGGYSGIWLGRALPPEGELVTLELSEAYAAFARASFNEAGLGGQTVILTGPALQNLPSLIGPFDLVFLDANKDDYPAYFAEAARLLRPGGLLLADNVVRKGAVLDPPADDPMANGAAQFLAALAAHPEFESIVLQQVGIKGHDGLALARRR
- a CDS encoding cell wall hydrolase; translation: MTDQEQRDVFIRGGMIAVVAVTASVSLPAISQQQADLRADAEFRAEAGRLAMYEDGGLAVRTASHTPGLLDTPWLRTVEYTLKRDIDSSMSRYAMRDRDGAALASLASFRPDQIQRAETIDAELMCMAQAVYYESGHEPVEGQLAVAEVISNRVRDHRYPDTVCDVVFQGATRTTGCQFTFTCDGAMKKQPVGEAWERSRRVAAHVMMGLNEDRTDGATHYHATYVDPVWNAGLIKTKKVGLHIFYRFPRGAEWASVERNFEARKRQTELRLAALDAAKEADMAALDEGLLFADASSAADDTYYTVTPTVAPAGVTTSTRTVQAPAPRLMSVQTVKADAAVKPAVAEAAPAPVQENAEAGAEVPAAVVVDEYMARQIAQARATAGQ